In the genome of Neodiprion pinetum isolate iyNeoPine1 chromosome 2, iyNeoPine1.2, whole genome shotgun sequence, one region contains:
- the LOC138190357 gene encoding probable serine/threonine-protein kinase mkcB, producing MIQAYVNNDHTEWDIHLQDLQFAINTCTHTSTKHTPAFLNLGRELNPTQCLRNQLENDDEIELQDTDRWTDHLRRLQILRDEVQRHLIEANEKQAHYYNLRRRDIQFKEGDRVLKKNHTLSSGPERTTAKLKRQHGKRATKNTGPNDTATDETDDNDNTNRENTTTTNTRTGPTPTQIRTRRHTPNRDPTNPTTDTHYIHTGPPPEIIAIIANLQSTSTLDDDLRAERDRYMTRRALQRTNTDETEASTSTRQPHTTHQTAPHKTQPPNTPDTDSDTDSTTSTAETVIHIETTHTNTLQTQTTDNDTDSNTDTTSLTDTVEHTQTPQPTTHTTRDSRRYKKRKTIRKQKKEQNRKH from the exons ATGATCCAAGCCTACGTAAACAACGACCACACAGAATGGGACATACACTTACAAGACTTACAATTCGCAatcaatacatgtacacacacatcaaCTAAACACACACCAGCCTTTTTGAACCTAGGAAGGGAATTAAACCCCACACAATGTCTAAGAAATCAGTTAGAGAACGACGACGAAATAGAATTACAAGACACAGACAGATGGACAGACCACTTGAGACGACTACAAATACTTAGAGACGAAGTACAGAGGCACTTAATAgaagcaaacgaaaaacaagcacACTACTACAACCTACGAAGACGAGACATTCAATTCAAGGAAGGAGACAGAGTACTGAAAAAGAACCATACACTCTCATCCGGACCAGAAAGAACGACAGCAAAgctaa AAAGACAACATGGAAAACGAGCAACCAAAAATACCGGCCCTAATGACACTGCGACTGACGAGAccgacgacaacgacaacaCAAACAGAGAGAACACCACTACTACAAACACCAGGACAGGCCCCACACCCACACAGATACGGACGCGACGGCACACACCAAACAGAGACCCGACGAACCCTACTACCGACACCCACTACATACATACAG GACCACCCCCCGAAATAATAGCCATAATTGCCAACTTACAATCGACAAGCACCCTGGACGACGACCTACGAGCCGAAAGAGACAGGTACATGACCAGACGGGCACTCCAACGCACAAACACTGACGAAACAGAAGCCAGCACCTCAACACGCCAACCACACACCACACATCAAACAGCACCACACAAAACACAACCCCCAAACACACCAGACACTGACAGCGACACAGATTCCACCACCTCCACCGCAGAGACAGTTATACACATAGAaaccacacacacaaacacgcTACAGACACAAACGACGGACAACGACACAGACAGTAACACCGACACCACCTCACTCACGGACACAGTCGAACATACACAAACACCCCAACCAACCACACACACCACACGGGACTCAAGACGAtacaaaaaacggaaaacaatacgcaaacagaaaaaagaacaaaacagaaaacactAG